One window from the genome of Acinetobacter sp. LoGeW2-3 encodes:
- a CDS encoding aromatic ring-hydroxylating oxygenase subunit alpha, which produces MNAIPMINVFSKPCYSQFDDQDWEILAHHWYPVARIQDVTEKPQQVTLLDVKLAIYKTESGAIHLVRDICPHRGVPLSKGWVSGESIVCPYHGLEYNERGKCVKIPAQPELTKISDRFSLTKFPVVEKYGLVWTSLFSRDESTANFPVLETWDTTEHQSILPPFVDIAGSSGRQLEGFIDVAHFAFVHHNAFADRDNPVVPKYSTERTPYGLHTEYVSNVSNYPHGLQHLAPEGFLWKRVFDVYPPFSATLTVHFPNDGILKILNACCPVSHNKTRLFVPLTRNFDTTGDLQAVYDFNAQIFAEDQEMVESQKPEELPLDISMEAHFEADRSSTTYRRILAEMGLSKRYVV; this is translated from the coding sequence ATGAACGCTATTCCAATGATCAATGTATTTAGCAAACCATGCTACAGCCAGTTTGACGATCAGGATTGGGAGATTCTGGCGCATCATTGGTATCCGGTTGCACGTATTCAGGACGTCACCGAAAAGCCGCAGCAAGTCACTTTGCTGGACGTCAAACTGGCAATCTATAAAACTGAAAGTGGTGCGATTCATCTGGTCCGTGATATCTGTCCGCACCGCGGGGTCCCACTGAGTAAGGGATGGGTTTCTGGAGAAAGCATCGTCTGTCCATATCATGGCCTCGAATATAATGAGCGCGGGAAGTGCGTCAAAATTCCGGCACAACCTGAACTGACCAAAATTTCTGACCGTTTTTCACTGACCAAATTCCCAGTGGTAGAAAAATACGGTCTGGTGTGGACCAGCCTGTTTAGTCGTGATGAAAGCACAGCGAATTTCCCCGTACTGGAAACTTGGGATACAACAGAGCATCAATCCATCCTGCCGCCGTTTGTAGATATTGCTGGTTCCAGCGGTCGTCAATTAGAAGGCTTTATCGATGTCGCACATTTTGCTTTTGTGCATCACAATGCCTTTGCCGATCGAGACAATCCGGTGGTGCCAAAATACAGTACCGAACGTACACCGTATGGCCTGCATACCGAATATGTCAGCAATGTCAGCAACTATCCGCATGGCTTGCAACATCTGGCACCAGAAGGCTTTTTATGGAAACGTGTGTTTGATGTCTATCCGCCATTTTCAGCGACTTTAACTGTACATTTTCCAAATGACGGCATCTTAAAAATTCTGAATGCTTGCTGTCCGGTGTCACATAACAAAACCCGACTGTTTGTACCACTGACCCGTAATTTTGATACCACGGGTGATTTACAGGCGGTTTACGATTTCAATGCGCAAATCTTTGCTGAAGATCAGGAAATGGTAGAAAGCCAAAAACCGGAAGAACTTCCGCTGGATATTTCTATGGAAGCACATTTTGAAGCTGACCGTTCATCGACGACTTATCGACGTATATTAGCCGAAATGGGATTAAGTAAACGCTATGTTGTTTAA
- a CDS encoding nucleoside deaminase yields the protein MSRPNQEQILNFLKLSNEVGRRATELGHHPFGAVLVAPDHETVLLTQCNIDTVNHAESTLARIAATNYPADYLWQCTLYTAVEPCCMCAGTIYWANIGRVVYGMLEERLLEYTGNHQENPTMSVSSEYVFSHGQKDIDLIGPVPEIEAEIINLQQQFWQNR from the coding sequence ATGAGTCGTCCGAATCAGGAACAGATATTAAATTTTTTGAAACTCTCCAATGAGGTTGGACGTCGTGCGACCGAGCTAGGGCATCATCCTTTTGGAGCTGTACTGGTCGCGCCAGATCATGAAACGGTACTGTTGACCCAGTGCAATATCGATACGGTCAATCATGCCGAATCAACTTTAGCCCGTATAGCAGCGACCAATTATCCCGCGGATTATTTATGGCAATGTACGCTATATACCGCTGTAGAACCTTGCTGCATGTGTGCTGGAACCATTTATTGGGCCAATATTGGCCGTGTGGTGTATGGCATGTTGGAAGAACGACTGCTGGAATATACCGGCAATCATCAGGAAAACCCGACCATGAGTGTCAGCTCAGAATATGTGTTTAGTCATGGACAAAAGGATATTGATCTGATTGGTCCAGTACCTGAGATTGAAGCGGAAATCATCAACTTACAGCAGCAGTTCTGGCAAAATCGATAA
- a CDS encoding BMP family ABC transporter substrate-binding protein: MKDKKTFKTGFKTLMGMLLAGGLMATSMTHAQDKAAFVYIGPTSDHGWTYSHDQGRIKTEKALAGKYKTSYIENVPETADAERVIRNLAQQGNKVIFATSFGYMNAMEKVSKQFPNTVFMHATGYKQSKNLGVYDVRTYEGAYMLGVVAGQKTKNNTLGVVASFPIPEVVRNINAYTLGAQSVNPKVKTKVIWVNSWFNPGKERDAALALIAQGADVLMQNTDSPAVVQAAEQKGVYAFGWDSDMSKFGPKAHLAASVLHWEKIYTPVMTQVSNKTWKPSALWYGVKQKAVDIENFGPMVTADEKKKALAARDALLKGTIHPFSGPLYKQDGSLVIAKGKLDDATLGKMNYYVKGVEGALPK; this comes from the coding sequence ATGAAAGATAAAAAGACCTTTAAAACTGGATTCAAAACACTCATGGGGATGTTGCTTGCAGGTGGTCTGATGGCAACATCAATGACTCATGCACAGGATAAAGCCGCGTTTGTATATATTGGTCCAACAAGTGACCATGGCTGGACCTATTCACATGATCAGGGTCGAATCAAAACTGAGAAAGCGCTGGCAGGCAAGTATAAAACTTCTTATATCGAGAATGTCCCTGAAACTGCCGATGCAGAGCGTGTGATCCGTAACCTTGCGCAGCAGGGCAATAAAGTCATTTTTGCGACTTCATTCGGCTATATGAATGCCATGGAGAAAGTGTCCAAGCAATTCCCGAATACAGTTTTTATGCATGCGACAGGTTATAAGCAAAGTAAAAACCTAGGCGTCTATGACGTACGTACCTATGAGGGTGCCTATATGCTGGGTGTGGTTGCAGGCCAGAAAACCAAAAACAATACACTCGGCGTTGTAGCATCATTCCCAATTCCAGAAGTGGTGCGTAACATCAATGCCTATACCTTGGGTGCACAAAGCGTGAATCCAAAAGTAAAAACCAAAGTGATCTGGGTCAATTCTTGGTTTAACCCAGGCAAAGAGCGTGATGCGGCTTTAGCACTCATTGCACAAGGTGCAGATGTGCTCATGCAAAATACTGACTCTCCAGCTGTAGTACAAGCTGCTGAGCAGAAAGGTGTTTACGCTTTTGGCTGGGATTCAGATATGAGCAAGTTTGGTCCTAAAGCGCATCTGGCGGCTTCGGTACTACATTGGGAAAAAATCTATACACCAGTAATGACGCAAGTCAGCAATAAAACCTGGAAACCAAGTGCACTCTGGTATGGCGTAAAACAAAAAGCGGTTGATATTGAAAACTTTGGTCCAATGGTTACTGCGGATGAGAAGAAAAAAGCTTTAGCTGCACGTGATGCGCTTCTAAAAGGCACTATCCATCCATTTAGCGGTCCACTCTACAAGCAAGATGGTTCATTGGTGATTGCTAAAGGTAAGCTGGATGATGCGACATTAGGCAAAATGAACTACTACGTGAAAGGTGTAGAAGGCGCATTACCAAAATAA
- a CDS encoding ABC transporter ATP-binding protein has product MNQTQNLSAHSPKLNTVSNREVPRLELINICKSYNSLKANDQIHLTVYPGQIHAILGENGAGKSTLMKIIYGAVKADQGQIIWNGKEVKIDSPSMARKLGIGMVYQHFSLFETLTVVENILLGLDEKIDRSELSKKIIDVSEQYGLPVDPRREVHSLSVGERQRVEIIRCLLQHPKLIILDEPTSVLTPQAVRQLFKTLRLLSSQGVSILYISHKLHEIKELCDEATILRNGCVTGNVDPREKSISELARLMIGRDLPTYVRAEYQGTPETCFEVKNLSFQSDDPFSVSLKNINLSVQAGEIMGIAGISGNGQAELLSLLSGEALTKNGMLYLEQQDITALSAGQRRDVGLGFVPEERLGRGAVPNMTLSQNALLTAYRQKFTQWGLIKFQNIQSFAEKIIEKFGVKASGASAEARSLSGGNLQKFIVGREILQNPKFLIVAQPTWGVDVGASMFIRQTLIDLSRQGVGILVISEELEELFEMSDRICVLANGELSDPVPTHETNAESIGLLMSGIQQHATPSATTEEERIHA; this is encoded by the coding sequence ATGAACCAAACACAAAATCTGTCTGCGCATTCGCCCAAGCTGAATACAGTTTCAAATCGAGAAGTTCCACGTCTGGAACTGATTAATATCTGCAAAAGCTATAATTCTCTTAAGGCCAATGACCAGATTCATTTAACTGTTTATCCAGGACAGATTCACGCCATTTTAGGTGAAAACGGTGCAGGCAAAAGTACCCTGATGAAAATCATCTATGGCGCGGTCAAAGCAGATCAGGGCCAAATAATCTGGAATGGTAAAGAAGTTAAAATTGACAGTCCCTCGATGGCGAGAAAACTCGGGATCGGCATGGTCTATCAGCATTTCTCCCTGTTTGAGACACTGACTGTCGTTGAAAATATTTTATTGGGACTCGATGAAAAAATAGATCGATCTGAACTCAGTAAAAAGATTATTGATGTTTCTGAACAATACGGTTTACCTGTCGATCCACGACGAGAAGTGCATTCCTTATCTGTGGGTGAACGCCAGCGTGTCGAAATCATTCGTTGCCTGTTACAGCATCCTAAGCTGATTATTCTGGATGAACCCACTTCTGTGCTAACACCACAGGCCGTACGACAATTATTTAAAACCTTACGACTGCTGTCATCTCAAGGCGTATCCATTCTCTATATCAGCCATAAGCTGCATGAAATCAAAGAACTCTGTGATGAAGCAACCATTTTGCGTAATGGATGCGTGACTGGCAATGTCGATCCACGAGAAAAATCCATCAGTGAACTGGCACGGCTGATGATTGGTCGGGATTTACCAACCTATGTACGCGCAGAATATCAAGGTACGCCTGAAACCTGCTTCGAAGTGAAAAACCTCAGCTTTCAATCCGATGATCCTTTTAGCGTTTCTTTAAAAAATATCAATCTCAGCGTGCAAGCTGGGGAAATTATGGGCATTGCCGGTATTTCAGGAAATGGTCAGGCTGAACTGCTGTCTTTGCTTTCAGGTGAAGCACTGACCAAAAACGGCATGCTGTATCTGGAACAGCAGGACATTACTGCACTGAGTGCTGGTCAACGCCGCGATGTTGGACTGGGCTTTGTTCCAGAAGAACGTTTAGGTCGTGGTGCCGTACCGAATATGACCCTGTCACAAAATGCGCTACTAACGGCCTATCGCCAAAAATTTACCCAATGGGGGCTGATTAAATTTCAGAATATTCAGTCTTTCGCAGAAAAAATTATCGAAAAATTTGGCGTGAAAGCCAGTGGTGCATCAGCAGAAGCCCGCTCTTTATCAGGCGGTAATCTACAGAAATTTATTGTCGGCCGTGAAATTCTACAAAACCCGAAATTTCTGATCGTGGCTCAGCCTACCTGGGGTGTGGACGTCGGTGCTTCCATGTTTATCCGCCAGACACTCATTGACCTATCCCGTCAGGGGGTCGGTATTTTGGTAATTTCTGAAGAACTGGAAGAGCTGTTTGAGATGAGCGATCGCATTTGTGTACTTGCCAATGGGGAATTATCCGATCCTGTACCGACTCATGAAACCAATGCGGAAAGCATCGGTTTACTCATGTCGGGTATCCAGCAGCATGCAACACCCTCTGCAACAACAGAAGAGGAACGTATTCATGCTTAA
- a CDS encoding ABC transporter permease — MHLLEPREHPSQLMKWLSPVIALAAMLVVGSILFLMLGISPAKAMYVFFIEPLMTSYGWSELAVKAGPLILIALGLAVGFRAKLFNIGAEGQLIMGAIFGGGIALLFHEQTGWWILPLMIVMGAIGGAVWGAIPALLKTHFNAEETLTTLMMNYVALFVLLYLVNGPWRDAEGMNFPQTVMFSDGALLSMILEGTRVNASIFITIVAVILFWVFMRKSLTAFKLEVSGQAPLAAKYAGFSSSKAIWLSLVISGMMAGIAGICEVAGPIGQLNPNLSPGYGYAAIIVAYLGRLNPIGIVLSGSFMALIYLGGEMAQMQLQLPVAITGIFQGLLLFFLLASDALIENRYRFAKKRVIPAVETASTHA; from the coding sequence ATGCATTTACTCGAACCGCGTGAACATCCATCACAATTGATGAAATGGTTATCACCAGTTATTGCCTTGGCGGCTATGCTGGTCGTTGGCAGTATTTTATTTTTAATGCTGGGGATTAGCCCCGCAAAAGCCATGTATGTGTTTTTTATTGAACCGCTGATGACCTCTTATGGCTGGAGTGAACTGGCAGTTAAAGCTGGACCATTAATTCTGATCGCACTGGGCTTAGCCGTTGGCTTCCGTGCCAAATTATTCAATATCGGAGCTGAAGGTCAGCTGATCATGGGTGCCATTTTTGGTGGTGGGATCGCACTATTATTTCATGAGCAAACAGGCTGGTGGATTCTCCCGCTGATGATTGTTATGGGTGCCATTGGCGGTGCTGTATGGGGTGCAATTCCTGCTTTATTAAAGACTCATTTTAATGCTGAAGAAACGCTAACCACCTTGATGATGAATTATGTGGCGCTGTTTGTATTGCTGTATCTGGTCAATGGGCCATGGCGCGATGCTGAAGGCATGAATTTCCCGCAAACCGTGATGTTTAGTGATGGTGCGCTGTTGTCAATGATTCTGGAAGGGACACGCGTCAATGCTTCGATTTTTATTACGATTGTGGCTGTGATTCTATTTTGGGTGTTTATGCGTAAAAGCCTGACAGCATTCAAACTGGAAGTCAGCGGGCAGGCACCTTTAGCCGCTAAATATGCAGGCTTTTCATCTTCCAAAGCGATTTGGCTCAGTTTGGTTATTTCCGGAATGATGGCAGGCATTGCCGGGATTTGTGAAGTGGCAGGTCCGATTGGACAGCTCAATCCAAACCTGTCACCAGGTTATGGTTATGCCGCGATTATTGTAGCTTATCTCGGACGTTTAAACCCAATTGGGATCGTACTTTCTGGTTCCTTCATGGCGCTCATCTACCTAGGTGGGGAAATGGCACAAATGCAATTACAACTCCCAGTTGCGATTACCGGAATTTTCCAAGGTTTATTACTGTTTTTCCTGTTGGCATCTGATGCCTTGATTGAAAACCGCTACCGCTTTGCCAAAAAACGTGTGATCCCTGCAGTTGAAACTGCCTCGACTCATGCTTAA
- a CDS encoding ABC transporter permease, giving the protein MAIEITAILAGTIAAATPLIFAGLGELVSQRTGVINLGVEGMMLVGAIAGFAFAAQYEASVFSALLIGGLAGMLMALLFAFFTLSLSTNQSACGLALTIFGLGISAFLGQNYVSMALPGLSNWNIPVLADIPFIGPILFQQNYVVYLSILAFFAIWFVLTKTRLGLLLKAVGESPESAHAMGYNVLAIRYGAVLFGGLMAGIGGAFLSTVYTPMWIENMVAGRGWIAIALVVFAVWKPTRLMLGAYLFGGVTILQFHAQALGIKVPNEFLAALPYLATIVVLVVISRDKKLLKMNLPASLGKTFVP; this is encoded by the coding sequence ATGGCTATAGAAATCACTGCAATACTTGCAGGAACAATCGCCGCAGCAACGCCTCTGATCTTTGCAGGCTTAGGGGAGTTGGTATCACAACGGACTGGTGTGATTAATTTAGGTGTGGAAGGCATGATGCTGGTCGGCGCGATTGCTGGTTTTGCTTTCGCTGCCCAATATGAGGCCAGTGTGTTTAGCGCTTTATTGATCGGTGGACTGGCGGGGATGCTCATGGCATTGCTGTTTGCTTTTTTCACTTTATCCCTGAGCACTAATCAGTCCGCATGCGGTTTAGCTTTAACTATTTTTGGTCTCGGTATTTCTGCTTTCTTGGGACAAAACTATGTCAGCATGGCTTTACCAGGGTTAAGCAACTGGAATATTCCTGTATTAGCCGATATTCCATTCATTGGTCCAATCTTGTTCCAACAAAACTATGTGGTTTATCTGTCGATACTGGCATTTTTCGCGATCTGGTTTGTGCTGACTAAAACCCGTTTAGGTCTGCTCTTAAAGGCAGTCGGAGAGTCGCCTGAAAGTGCCCATGCCATGGGATATAACGTGCTCGCAATCCGCTACGGCGCTGTACTATTTGGCGGACTCATGGCAGGGATTGGTGGTGCCTTCTTATCGACGGTTTATACCCCGATGTGGATTGAAAATATGGTCGCAGGTCGTGGCTGGATCGCAATTGCTTTAGTAGTTTTTGCTGTGTGGAAGCCAACCCGACTTATGCTGGGTGCTTATCTGTTTGGTGGGGTGACGATTCTACAATTTCATGCACAAGCACTTGGGATTAAAGTCCCCAATGAATTCTTAGCAGCGCTGCCGTATCTGGCAACTATTGTGGTTCTGGTGGTGATTTCCCGCGACAAGAAACTTTTAAAGATGAATTTGCCAGCGTCATTAGGCAAAACTTTCGTGCCTTAA
- a CDS encoding amidohydrolase family protein: MKILAAAYVLTMNHQNECIKNGAVLLDGDKIKAVGTKAELTQQYPNVMVHDYPKALLMPGLINTHCHSGLLRGTAEGLPVWDWLQQFIDPMHRVLLPGDAKAASYLCYAEALLSGTTTIVDMWRYMDGSAEAVKDLGIRAVLVPYVAEHPDHDYFETLKSNEALINRWHQQNHGQIQVWVGLEHLFYAEPHALKRIQSLCQDYQTGFHTHSNESQFDVQENLRRHGARPIQTLEHLGLLDLPQTLLAHCVWADSTEIQIMKQHNVGVAHNPISNMKLASGAAPVLEMLKQGIAVGLGTDGEKENNNLDMFEEMKTASLLAKFSTLDAAALDSLSICQMATRTGAKALGMQNQIGSLELGKLADIIAVNIATPRMTPLVDEGRLFNLYTNLVHAVQGQDVVMTMVGGKIVVEDGKLLNADLQSLIDEVNRVTPLLFERRDTWMAQKGKAVNELNRNTVEETE, encoded by the coding sequence ATGAAAATATTAGCAGCAGCCTATGTGCTGACCATGAATCATCAAAATGAATGTATCAAAAATGGGGCAGTGTTGCTTGATGGAGACAAAATCAAAGCCGTTGGCACCAAAGCTGAACTGACCCAGCAATATCCCAATGTGATGGTACATGATTATCCTAAAGCCTTGCTCATGCCTGGCTTGATCAATACGCACTGTCATTCTGGGCTCTTAAGGGGTACTGCGGAAGGACTGCCTGTCTGGGACTGGTTGCAGCAGTTTATTGATCCTATGCATCGTGTTCTGCTACCCGGAGATGCCAAGGCTGCATCCTATCTCTGTTATGCAGAAGCATTACTCTCCGGTACCACAACCATCGTAGATATGTGGCGTTATATGGATGGCAGTGCTGAGGCGGTAAAAGACTTAGGAATTCGTGCTGTTCTGGTGCCTTATGTAGCTGAGCATCCAGACCATGACTATTTTGAAACCCTAAAAAGCAATGAGGCATTGATTAATCGCTGGCATCAACAAAATCATGGGCAAATTCAGGTTTGGGTCGGTTTAGAACATTTATTTTATGCAGAACCGCATGCGCTAAAACGGATTCAAAGCTTATGTCAGGATTATCAGACGGGTTTTCATACTCACAGTAATGAGAGTCAGTTTGATGTTCAGGAAAACTTACGCCGTCATGGGGCACGTCCCATCCAAACCCTGGAACACCTAGGTTTGTTAGATTTACCGCAAACCCTCCTTGCACATTGTGTCTGGGCAGATTCGACTGAAATTCAAATTATGAAACAACACAATGTCGGCGTTGCCCATAATCCAATTTCCAATATGAAACTGGCTTCGGGTGCAGCGCCTGTGCTGGAGATGCTCAAACAGGGAATTGCAGTAGGCTTGGGTACAGATGGTGAAAAGGAAAATAATAATCTGGATATGTTTGAAGAAATGAAAACGGCGTCCTTATTGGCGAAATTCTCTACTTTAGATGCCGCAGCGTTGGATTCATTATCTATTTGTCAGATGGCGACGCGCACTGGTGCAAAAGCCTTAGGTATGCAGAATCAGATTGGCAGTCTTGAATTAGGTAAATTAGCAGACATCATTGCTGTGAATATAGCGACACCACGTATGACCCCATTGGTCGATGAAGGTCGACTCTTCAATTTATATACCAATCTGGTGCATGCGGTTCAGGGACAGGATGTGGTGATGACCATGGTCGGCGGTAAAATTGTGGTTGAAGATGGAAAATTGCTGAATGCAGATTTGCAAAGCTTAATTGATGAAGTGAATCGAGTGACGCCTTTACTCTTTGAACGTCGTGACACATGGATGGCGCAAAAAGGAAAAGCCGTCAATGAGTTAAATCGGAATACTGTTGAGGAAACTGAATAA
- a CDS encoding metallophosphoesterase, with protein sequence MTALCRTIQGTDYTAIYVVGDLHGCYNLLMQELEKVCFNFETDLLICTGDLVDRGRENLECVSLLDQPWFCSVRGNHEEMCIKGRDDVWMQEMHARNGGEWFYLLPIEKQDQLSDIFLALPLVIEVQLEDKKIGILHADIDIHEWNRFKKKIDKGERKLPGLTSAYANALWGRGRIRNHSYRYRTVKNIDEIYLGHTIVNRHTQIDNCHYIDVGSSYTQRLCIVKIK encoded by the coding sequence ATGACAGCGCTTTGTAGAACTATTCAAGGAACAGATTACACCGCCATTTATGTGGTCGGGGACCTGCACGGTTGCTATAACTTACTCATGCAAGAGTTAGAAAAAGTCTGCTTTAATTTTGAGACCGACTTACTGATTTGCACCGGTGATCTGGTGGATCGTGGCCGTGAAAACCTGGAATGTGTATCACTGTTGGATCAACCCTGGTTTTGCAGCGTTCGCGGCAATCATGAGGAAATGTGCATCAAAGGTCGCGATGATGTCTGGATGCAGGAGATGCATGCTCGTAATGGCGGCGAGTGGTTTTATCTCTTGCCAATAGAAAAACAGGATCAATTAAGCGATATTTTCTTGGCACTTCCCTTAGTGATTGAAGTCCAGCTAGAAGATAAAAAGATTGGCATTCTGCACGCTGATATTGATATCCATGAATGGAACCGGTTTAAGAAAAAAATTGACAAAGGTGAGCGGAAACTTCCGGGTTTAACTTCAGCCTATGCCAATGCTTTATGGGGCAGAGGGCGCATCAGGAATCATTCTTATCGCTATAGAACAGTCAAAAACATTGATGAAATTTATTTAGGGCATACTATTGTGAATAGACATACCCAGATTGATAACTGCCACTATATTGATGTCGGTTCTTCTTATACGCAGAGGCTGTGTATCGTCAAAATTAAATAA
- the cynS gene encoding cyanase, producing MITHRQQVTDMIISAKVLKSIKWADVAKEIGLSKEWVTAACLGQMAFNKEQAEKIGQIFDLSDEAVAWLQIVPYKGSLPTSVPTDPLIYRWYEVVNVYGSTIKELIHEEFGDGIMSAIDFSMDIQREENPNGDRVNVVLSGKFLPYKTY from the coding sequence ATGATTACCCATCGTCAACAAGTAACTGACATGATCATTTCAGCGAAAGTTTTAAAGTCAATTAAATGGGCAGATGTCGCCAAGGAAATTGGTCTTTCTAAAGAATGGGTAACGGCTGCATGTCTTGGGCAAATGGCATTTAATAAAGAACAGGCAGAGAAAATTGGTCAGATTTTTGACCTGAGTGATGAAGCTGTCGCATGGCTGCAAATTGTGCCTTATAAAGGCTCTTTACCAACCAGCGTTCCTACAGATCCTCTGATTTACCGCTGGTATGAAGTGGTGAATGTATATGGCTCCACCATTAAGGAGCTGATTCATGAAGAATTTGGTGACGGCATTATGAGTGCGATTGACTTCAGCATGGACATTCAGCGTGAGGAAAATCCGAATGGTGACCGAGTCAATGTGGTATTGTCTGGCAAATTCCTGCCTTATAAAACCTATTAA
- a CDS encoding formate/nitrite transporter family protein, with protein MAYLAPAEFAKKVVDAGEAKLHMATRDVLIRAFMAGAILALAAVFAITIAVQTGSPLIGALLFPVGFCMLYLLGYDLLTGVFVLTPLAWLDKRPGVTWARILKNWGLVFAGNFTGCLVVAVLMAVVYTMGFAADPNPVGEKIAHIGEDRTLGYAAYGLSGWMTIFIRGMLCNWMVSLGVIGAMMSTTVSGKFIAMWMPVMLFFAMGFEHSVVNMFLFPFAMMMGGDFSIADYFLWNELPVALGNLVGGLSLTGLALYTTHVRTGAKKEF; from the coding sequence ATGGCATATCTTGCTCCTGCAGAATTTGCAAAAAAAGTAGTAGATGCTGGTGAAGCCAAGCTTCATATGGCAACGCGTGATGTTTTGATCCGTGCATTTATGGCGGGCGCGATTTTGGCCTTGGCAGCAGTATTTGCCATCACTATCGCCGTTCAAACCGGGTCACCATTAATTGGTGCATTACTGTTCCCAGTCGGCTTCTGTATGTTGTATCTATTGGGCTATGACTTACTAACAGGGGTATTTGTACTAACACCACTGGCTTGGTTAGATAAACGACCTGGTGTCACATGGGCGCGTATTCTAAAGAATTGGGGTTTAGTATTTGCGGGTAACTTCACCGGTTGTTTAGTGGTAGCAGTACTGATGGCCGTGGTTTATACCATGGGTTTTGCAGCAGATCCGAATCCAGTCGGTGAAAAAATTGCCCATATTGGTGAAGATCGTACACTAGGTTATGCAGCTTATGGGTTGTCAGGCTGGATGACCATTTTTATCCGTGGCATGTTGTGTAACTGGATGGTGTCATTGGGCGTGATTGGCGCCATGATGTCGACTACAGTGAGCGGTAAATTTATCGCGATGTGGATGCCAGTAATGCTGTTCTTTGCGATGGGCTTTGAACACTCTGTCGTGAATATGTTCCTGTTCCCATTCGCCATGATGATGGGTGGTGACTTCTCGATTGCTGACTACTTCTTATGGAATGAACTTCCTGTCGCTTTGGGTAACTTAGTGGGCGGTTTATCTTTAACTGGTCTAGCGCTCTATACGACTCATGTTCGTACTGGTGCAAAAAAAGAATTTTAA